Proteins from a genomic interval of Medicago truncatula cultivar Jemalong A17 chromosome 3, MtrunA17r5.0-ANR, whole genome shotgun sequence:
- the LOC25489555 gene encoding U-box domain-containing protein 38, translating into MGGNGKHRWKISFHRSSSQSKQQPPKEFLCPITGSLMSDPVVVSSGQTFERLSVQVCTDLNFTPVLQNGTRPDFSTVITNLAIKTTIINWCDKTRTVHPPAPDYSTVENIVREKMTAATAEKEDLIRVSEKELLNAVAENPPVIFSHAVTELGTRGNHFNSGSSSEESVIIAASPGTPLPFTLRPTCFSPSSSSSFEIEVQNPNVPVSEEEETLLKKLKSKEVFEQEQGLVSLRSITRNREEARVSLCTPRILSSIRSLIDSRYVVVQVNAVASLVNLSLEKSNKMRIVRSGFVPFLIDVLKGGFSESQEHAAGALFSLALDDDNKMAIGVLGALQPLMHALRSESERTRHDSALALYHLTLVQSNRVKMVKLGVVPTLLSMVMTGTMASRVLLILCNLAMCVEGRTAMLDANAVDCLVSLLRGSELDSEATRENCVAALYALSHGSLRFKGLAKEANAVEVLRVIEETGTDRAREKAKRVLEKMRGFGDGDDEDGSEFDSLFESSGLTRTRYRVAGGRNNNLVNSTTF; encoded by the coding sequence ATGGGTGGCAATGGAAAACACAGGTGGAAAATTTCCTTCCATCGTTCTTCTTctcaatccaaacaacaaccTCCTAAAGAGTTTCTATGTCCCATTACCGGTTCATTAATGTCCGACCCGGTCGTAGTCTCTTCGGGTCAAACGTTCGAACGTCTCTCCGTTCAAGTCTGTACCGATTTAAACTTCACTCCAGTCCTGCAAAACGGAACCCGACCCGATTTCTCAACAGTCATCACCAATCTCGCCATCAAAACTACCATCATAAACTGGTGCGATAAAACCCGTACTGTACACCCACCCGCGCCAGATTACTCCACCGTGGAGAATATTGTTAGGGAAAAAATGACGGCAGCGACGGCGGAGAAAGAGGATCTTATTAGGGTTTCTGAAAAGGAACTGTTAAACGCGGTGGCGGAGAATCCTCCGGTGATATTCTCACACGCCGTGACGGAGTTAGGTACACGTGGCAACCATTTCAACTCGGGATCTTCTTCAGAAGAATCGGTTATCATCGCAGCGAGTCCTGGAACGCCTTTACCTTTCACTCTTCGTCCAACGTGTTTctcaccttcttcatcttcatcgttTGAGATCGAAGTTCAAAACCCTAACGTTCCTGTTtcggaagaagaagaaactttACTGAAGAAGCTGAAGAGTAAAGAGGTTTTTGAACAAGAACAAGGTTTAGTTTCGCTTAGGAGTATTACGAGGAACAGAGAAGAAGCTAGGGTTTCGTTATGCACGCCGCGGATTTTATCGTCGATTCGTTCGTTGATTGATTCGCGTTACGTTGTTGTTCAGGTCAACGCTGTTGCTTCGTTGGTCAACCTTTCGTTGGAGAAATCGAACAAGATGAGAATTGTGCGGTCAGGATTTGTTCCTTTTCTGATTGATGTGTTGAAAGGGGGGTTCAGTGAATCGCAGGAACATGCTGCGGGTGCGTTGTTTAGTTTGGCTTTGGATGATGATAATAAGATGGCAATTGGTGTTCTTGGTGCTTTGCAGCCGTTGATGCACGCGCTGAGGTCGGAGTCTGAGCGAACGAGGCATGATTCAGCGCTTGCGCTGTATCATTTAACGCTGGTTCAGAGTAATAGAGTTAAGATGGTTAAACTTGGGGTGGTTCCGACGTTGCTTTCGATGGTGATGACCGGGACAATGGCGAGTagggttttgttgattttgtgtaATCTGGCAATGTGTGTGGAGGGAAGGACTGCAATGCTGGATGCCAATGCAGTGGATtgtttggtgagtttgttgAGGGGGAGTGAGCTGGACTCCGAGGCGACAAGGGAGAATTGTGTGGCGGCGTTGTATGCATTGAGTCATGGGAGTTTGAGATTTAAAGGGTTGGCGAAGGAAGCGAATGCTGTGGAGGTTTTGAGGGTGATTGAGGAGACAGGGACAGATAGGGCAAGGGAGAAGGCTAAAAGGGTGTTGGAGAAGATGAGGGGTTTTGGagatggtgatgatgaagatggtTCTGAGTTTGATAGTCTTTTTGAATCGAGTGGGTTGACTCGAACGAGGTATCGGGTTGCAGGAGGTAGGAACAATAACCTTGTCAACTCAACTACATTTTAG